ACCATTATCAGTAAGAAGTTGCAAACAAACCTGCAGGAAATCgagagaaatatgaggaacagcTCTACAAAGAGCATTACGTAATATTCACACTATAGGCTATACTGCTATAGTTGATAAGTGGTGACTTACTCTGGAAATCGTCCCTCAACAATCGATGTATGAAGATCTCTGCTCAACTGCAGGAAAACAAAACATAAATTTCAGTATGAATGGAAACCAATACTAATATCATCTTGAAAATTTAATCTTTAAGTTATTACCTTCAGCATATAGTAGAGGTTGTGATATGACACGAGCTGTGAGCCCATTGCGTCTTTTGTAACGAGACAGTGAATATAAGCCCTTGTGTATGTCTTGCAGACCTATAGAAACATGATCCAAGTCAGCTTACGTAGATAGAAGGCGGTTTTACAGTTTGTGAAGAGTCTTGTTTAAAGCATTATTACCGCACAAGCACAAGAAGGATCGATTGGACGAGTATCATCAGCCATTGCTTTGTGCTTTAGCTTCAGCACACCCTACATTAACATGATATGTAAATCCCAACATTAACGCAATAAATTTTTCGCTGAATTTACAAGTCAGCCGACCGATATAAGCTAACAAAATGGAAATGTCATTGAGGAGCATCGGTTCAAAACTTGTTAGCATCATAACTGTCCTTATTATAAGAGGTTATTTACCCTATCTTACTCTGACTCAACTGAAATGTCATACACGGGTATTTTGTGAAATGTTTCATGTTTGGGCCCAAAACGACGTGTCAGAGTGTACGGTTTAGACAGAGGGCACGCTGCTGAAGTGAAATGACAAAGTACATGCCAAATACCCTTTCCCTCTAAACTTTTAGCTAATCAAATGCTAAGAGTAAAATGAAAGCACCTCAGGTATAAGAGCAGTCCCAAAACGAGCAGTGCGTGTAGGGTAAACACAATCATACATGTCCGCACCAAGAGCACTACAGACGACGATGTCCAGCGGATAACCAACACCctgaacaaataaaaaaaaaaatctgtaatGTATGCAAGAGACCAGGACATTATTACTCCATTATTTGCCATAGAAACTTGATACTACCATAACATATCGTGGTTTATCTTCAGGTAGTGCAGCTGTGCATTGAGCAACAATGCGCCAAAACGAATCCTTGCTTTCACCACCTGATAAACCACCAATAGCATACCTGAAACAGGTCAGAAATTGCTGTGAGAATGATAATACTTGAAACATAAGGTTAGCAGTTAGTTGTCACTCAAGAGACCGTCTCATACTAAAAGTGTGGTCTCAACAAAATAACTGTGCAGACTGCAGAACATCTCTTTTAGGTATTTATGTAAGGCGAGTCCTGAACATTTGAGGATAGGACACAAACATACCCAGGTAGATTTCTTTCCACTAAGCCTTTTACACAAATTTCCCTGTCAAAATTGAgagaaaaatataaaataagcgCTAAAACGGAGCAAATTTGAATTAGTAGACACAAAAAACAGAAGAATAGAAAGCAACGGGTATATGGTAAGTCAGAGAGGCAAAATTAGAGGTAATAAGTAATATTTGACCTTAGTTTAGGATCTAAACCACCTTGAACAATGCCAAATAAATTCTGTTCATCTGGCCTCTTGTGAGCTGTATGTCAGAATAGGAGAGAAAAGTTACACGAGGTAAAACATGCAACTATCTGTCTATCAAGAAACAAGATGAAAGACAACTCTAAGCAAACGTTTAAGCATAAGCTCCAGAGTTTCAG
This sequence is a window from Silene latifolia isolate original U9 population chromosome 8, ASM4854445v1, whole genome shotgun sequence. Protein-coding genes within it:
- the LOC141596459 gene encoding uncharacterized protein LOC141596459 isoform X2, coding for MPVGTQGTIKGLTTRQLEEIGCQIILGNTYHLELRPTSELIDELGGLHKFMNWPRAMLTDSGGFQMVSLLHLADITEKGVTFQSPVDGKPMLLTPEDSIQIQNRIGADIIMALDDVVKTTTTGPRVEEAMYRTLRWIDRCIEAHKRPDEQNLFGIVQGGLDPKLREICVKGLVERNLPGYAIGGLSGGESKDSFWRIVAQCTAALPEDKPRYVMGVGYPLDIVVCSALGADMYDCVYPTRTARFGTALIPEGVLKLKHKAMADDTRPIDPSCACAVCKTYTRAYIHCLVTKDAMGSQLVSYHNLYYMLKLSRDLHTSIVEGRFPEFVCNFLLIMFPKGDVPEWVRDAMKVAGIDISPCCASEFRLLT